In Chryseobacterium oranimense, a single window of DNA contains:
- a CDS encoding T9SS type A sorting domain-containing protein gives MKKIFTVLSVLLVCISNAQSPGGVGGTSVWYKTNSLQTPSLMYQDYSGNQHQIQALTGANKPAYSLLNYNECLNFDGTDDFLKFPFVIETMDKLNFFTAYQNKNPTQESALFTTDNTDEKELFYSTKNVFRYNNDQINFINTSTIDTLASFSLYSKFGNPSAKITKVIGKTGLSSMYIGKDEGSHQWQNFKGKLPEFFAYGKILTLNERNRVNSYLAVKYAITMPYTEYLSSKNKKIWRQSDFNDYPARITGIARDGYSDLYQKQATSSSEPKRLIIAAKKLAADNRSNDAQFADQSFLIWGDNKKPLELDNDTFGYQLLKRKWKARFTSENSQTIPTEVVFSIKDIIQQIPADKKLWLLVDRTGQGNFNSSNIEAYPMDHIDNDQGVHFKDVVFDQDLSGTDVFSFALGNKILSIYEITQPTCTVTNGTLNLNIKGGKAPFNVALTGNGTSQNITVQTSQVSFPNLAIGNYHLVIKDADNNVTAYDFSVSDFSTINLDLGPDVAISSGNAAQFNASTHITDPHAVYSWTSDNGFTSSSPEINVYEPGEYTVTVTTSDGCIKKDTVKVTRKRENGIVIYPNPVPKGQQFTIRIISDKIETVDIKIHDGSGRLVKTIQDKGKDYYEIKDTLPTEGVYLIIVKTSSEIKVFKLIVQN, from the coding sequence ATGAAAAAAATATTTACGGTTCTCAGCGTTTTACTGGTCTGTATTTCGAATGCCCAGTCTCCCGGCGGAGTAGGTGGTACAAGTGTTTGGTATAAAACCAACTCGCTTCAGACGCCTTCTCTGATGTATCAGGATTACAGCGGCAACCAGCATCAGATACAAGCTTTAACAGGAGCCAACAAACCTGCCTATTCATTACTTAATTATAATGAATGTTTAAATTTTGATGGAACAGATGATTTTTTAAAGTTTCCTTTTGTGATAGAAACAATGGATAAGCTGAATTTCTTCACGGCTTATCAGAACAAGAATCCCACACAGGAATCTGCTTTGTTTACAACAGATAATACAGATGAGAAAGAGCTCTTTTACAGCACTAAGAATGTTTTCAGATATAATAATGATCAGATCAATTTCATTAATACCAGCACAATAGATACTCTGGCTTCTTTCAGCCTGTACTCAAAGTTTGGAAACCCTTCTGCTAAAATCACTAAAGTTATAGGCAAAACAGGGCTTTCATCAATGTATATCGGAAAAGATGAAGGAAGCCATCAGTGGCAAAACTTTAAGGGAAAGCTTCCTGAGTTTTTTGCCTACGGAAAGATTCTTACCCTTAATGAAAGAAACAGGGTGAATTCTTATCTGGCTGTAAAATACGCTATTACCATGCCTTATACAGAATACCTGAGTTCTAAAAATAAAAAAATCTGGCGTCAGAGCGATTTTAATGATTATCCCGCCCGTATCACGGGTATTGCAAGAGACGGATATTCAGATCTTTATCAAAAACAGGCTACAAGTTCATCAGAACCTAAAAGACTGATTATTGCAGCAAAGAAATTAGCCGCAGACAACCGGTCAAATGATGCTCAATTTGCAGATCAGAGTTTTTTGATCTGGGGTGATAATAAAAAGCCTTTGGAATTGGATAATGATACCTTCGGATATCAATTGTTAAAAAGAAAATGGAAAGCGAGATTTACTTCTGAAAACTCACAGACAATTCCAACGGAAGTGGTTTTTTCCATTAAAGATATTATTCAGCAAATTCCTGCGGATAAAAAGCTTTGGCTTCTGGTAGACAGAACAGGGCAGGGAAATTTTAATTCTTCTAATATCGAAGCCTATCCGATGGATCACATTGATAATGATCAGGGAGTGCATTTTAAAGATGTTGTTTTTGATCAGGACTTATCAGGAACGGATGTTTTTTCATTTGCTTTAGGAAATAAGATTTTATCTATCTACGAGATTACCCAGCCTACATGTACTGTTACAAACGGGACGCTTAATTTAAATATTAAAGGAGGAAAAGCTCCGTTTAATGTGGCACTTACCGGTAACGGGACTTCTCAGAATATCACCGTTCAGACTTCACAGGTATCATTTCCGAACTTAGCAATCGGCAATTATCATCTGGTCATTAAGGATGCTGATAATAACGTAACGGCCTATGACTTTTCAGTCAGCGATTTCAGTACTATTAATTTAGACCTTGGTCCGGATGTGGCAATTTCTTCAGGAAATGCGGCTCAGTTTAATGCATCCACCCACATTACAGATCCCCATGCTGTATATTCATGGACTTCTGATAACGGATTTACGAGCAGCTCTCCGGAAATTAATGTTTATGAACCGGGCGAATACACTGTAACGGTAACAACATCAGATGGCTGTATTAAAAAAGATACGGTAAAAGTGACAAGAAAACGTGAAAACGGAATTGTAATTTACCCTAATCCGGTGCCTAAAGGACAGCAGTTTACCATCAGAATTATTTCAGATAAAATAGAAACGGTTGATATAAAAATCCATGACGGATCCGGCAGGCTGGTAAAAACCATACAGGACAAAGGCAAGGATTATTATGAAATAAAAGATACGCTTCCAACAGAAGGAGTATACTTAATTATCGTTAAGACTTCGTCTGAAATCAAAGTATTCAAGCTAATTGTACAAAACTAA
- a CDS encoding S8 family serine peptidase — protein sequence MQKIYHKSILGIAVMFFFSSYGQTKDGLKTDPQEREIQAFQKKVQDYTQKQKNEIQRLKGLGHKEFISENGNEKQLIGADESGRPMYYTTLNAGAAKMTKADNLYPGGGIGLNITGNNMVIGQWDYSKPRITHQLLTGKINTYDSSQNQTISRHSTNIAGTLAGNNGEAEARGIAYEAKINAYDWVNDVQEMLSEAYNGTTGILVANNSYGFDPMYLQTYQFGKYNVTAQSWDNLMYLKPYLQIVKAAGNAREIDPGIVPQVSAKNGYDLLEGAGVAKNVLVVASAKKNVNMSSDEAFDISAFSSYGPTDDGRIKPDICAPGENIYSSIETYDAAYGTYRGTSSAAAVVSGIITLLQQYYKSVSPSQKYMLSSTVRALLAHTANDKGSEGPDYIYGWGLADAKRASEAIYNNIEGIINNEKKSTLIKEVTLNQGNKYTLYVVPYETTQPLSATISWTDPQGNTVNNVVDLSNPNVINDLDLKIVKINANGTESTYYPWKLGGMSNLTSAATNTSTNDVDTIERVDIKNPEKVTYKIIVSPKTNTTPLLPNGNQTFSIVVSNVDFCYKEDLKTLVSPADDITTTQTILAKQIVASNKVIAPVQGVEYIASRDILLLPGFQVEQGAGFHAFITPCFDVISAFRYMAQQRVDAGALSATSSSVALEHFTLFPNPAKEEVNIRFFLQSESAIKISVYDASGKLISTDQSSTKFPKGEFIKTIDTRSFSHGIYMVSIETAEYKETKKLIIK from the coding sequence ATGCAGAAAATCTACCATAAATCTATATTAGGGATTGCTGTGATGTTCTTTTTTTCATCCTACGGACAGACCAAAGATGGATTAAAAACAGATCCGCAGGAACGCGAAATCCAGGCTTTTCAGAAAAAAGTACAGGATTATACGCAAAAACAAAAAAATGAAATTCAAAGGCTAAAAGGCTTGGGTCATAAAGAATTCATTTCTGAAAATGGGAATGAAAAACAGCTTATAGGAGCTGACGAGAGCGGAAGGCCAATGTATTATACCACTCTTAATGCCGGAGCAGCAAAAATGACAAAGGCTGATAATCTCTATCCTGGTGGTGGAATCGGACTGAATATAACCGGAAACAATATGGTTATTGGTCAGTGGGATTATTCCAAGCCAAGAATAACCCATCAGTTATTAACCGGAAAAATCAACACTTACGATAGCTCACAAAACCAAACCATTTCCCGACATAGTACTAATATAGCAGGGACACTGGCAGGAAATAACGGGGAGGCCGAAGCCAGGGGAATTGCTTACGAAGCAAAAATCAATGCTTATGACTGGGTAAATGATGTTCAGGAAATGCTCTCTGAAGCCTATAATGGGACAACAGGAATATTAGTTGCCAATAACAGTTATGGTTTCGACCCTATGTACCTCCAGACCTATCAATTCGGGAAATATAATGTAACCGCTCAGTCCTGGGATAATCTGATGTATTTAAAACCGTATCTGCAAATTGTAAAAGCAGCCGGAAACGCAAGAGAAATAGATCCCGGTATTGTCCCTCAGGTTTCTGCAAAAAATGGATACGACTTGCTCGAAGGAGCAGGAGTTGCCAAAAACGTTCTGGTTGTAGCTTCAGCAAAGAAGAATGTAAATATGAGTTCTGATGAAGCGTTTGATATTTCAGCATTCAGCAGCTACGGACCTACAGATGACGGAAGGATAAAACCTGATATCTGTGCTCCTGGAGAAAATATATATTCATCCATTGAAACATATGACGCAGCATATGGCACCTACAGAGGAACCTCTTCGGCGGCAGCTGTTGTTTCCGGTATCATTACACTTCTTCAGCAATATTATAAATCCGTAAGCCCGTCACAAAAGTATATGCTTTCTTCTACAGTAAGAGCATTGCTGGCCCATACCGCAAACGATAAAGGAAGTGAAGGGCCCGATTATATATACGGCTGGGGATTGGCAGATGCAAAAAGAGCATCTGAAGCCATTTATAATAATATTGAGGGAATTATTAATAATGAAAAAAAATCAACATTAATAAAAGAAGTTACTTTAAATCAAGGGAATAAATATACTCTGTATGTGGTTCCCTATGAAACCACTCAGCCATTATCTGCTACAATTTCATGGACAGACCCTCAGGGAAATACCGTGAATAATGTGGTAGACCTCAGCAATCCGAATGTAATTAATGATTTGGATTTGAAGATTGTAAAAATAAACGCGAATGGAACGGAGAGTACATACTACCCGTGGAAATTGGGAGGGATGAGCAATCTGACAAGCGCTGCAACAAATACATCTACAAACGATGTAGATACCATAGAAAGGGTTGATATTAAGAATCCTGAGAAAGTAACCTATAAGATTATTGTTTCTCCAAAAACAAATACAACTCCTTTGTTACCAAATGGGAATCAGACATTTTCAATTGTAGTTTCGAATGTAGATTTCTGCTATAAAGAAGATCTGAAAACCCTTGTAAGCCCTGCAGATGACATTACAACAACTCAGACAATATTAGCGAAACAGATCGTTGCAAGCAATAAAGTCATTGCTCCGGTACAAGGTGTTGAATATATCGCATCCAGGGATATTCTTTTACTTCCGGGCTTTCAGGTTGAGCAGGGAGCTGGTTTTCATGCTTTTATAACACCATGTTTTGATGTTATTTCTGCTTTCAGGTATATGGCGCAGCAAAGGGTTGATGCAGGAGCTCTTTCCGCAACCAGCAGCAGTGTGGCACTCGAGCATTTTACCCTGTTTCCAAATCCGGCAAAAGAAGAAGTAAATATCAGATTTTTCCTGCAGAGCGAATCTGCAATCAAAATTTCAGTATATGATGCATCAGGGAAGCTGATATCAACGGATCAGAGCTCTACGAAATTTCCAAAAGGAGAATTCATAAAGACAATAGATACAAGATCTTTTTCTCATGGAATCTATATGGTTTCTATAGAAACTGCAGAATATAAGGAAACAAAAAAACTGATAATAAAATAA
- a CDS encoding cell wall anchor protein, translated as MKKILLFALVSFSNFYFSQSWNLTGNSGTNPPDNFIGTTDDKDLVIKTNNMERLRVFAGPYVNGMVIGNVTATGTERGRLEIASVLCNGCASNWSVPSDIVIRNLGSRNMEFHMPNDNAIDPNSDVTTPNSPGITKIKFSDSVHKSNLVVFNTGKVTVGTDQYDSDPNYIFYVRKGIKAEQIKVESPSANGWADYVFKKDYKLNSLESVEKHIDEKGHLPNIPSAKEVKENGINLGEMDAKLLEKIEELTLYVIQLNKDVKQLGDENKELKKTIESLSK; from the coding sequence ATGAAAAAAATTCTATTATTTGCTTTAGTTTCCTTCTCGAATTTTTACTTTTCTCAATCTTGGAATCTAACCGGAAATTCGGGAACAAATCCACCTGACAATTTTATTGGGACAACCGATGATAAGGATCTGGTCATTAAAACCAATAATATGGAAAGGTTAAGGGTTTTTGCTGGTCCTTATGTTAACGGAATGGTAATAGGGAATGTAACGGCAACAGGTACAGAAAGAGGAAGATTAGAGATTGCGAGTGTACTTTGTAACGGCTGCGCCTCTAACTGGTCTGTACCTTCAGATATTGTTATTAGAAATCTGGGGAGTAGAAATATGGAATTTCATATGCCAAATGACAATGCAATTGATCCAAATTCAGATGTAACTACTCCTAATTCACCGGGAATTACAAAAATAAAATTTTCGGATAGTGTCCATAAAAGCAACCTTGTTGTATTTAATACAGGAAAAGTAACGGTAGGAACAGATCAGTACGACAGTGATCCTAACTATATATTCTATGTAAGAAAAGGGATAAAAGCTGAACAGATCAAAGTTGAAAGCCCTTCTGCAAACGGCTGGGCAGATTATGTATTCAAAAAAGATTATAAACTTAACAGTTTAGAATCGGTTGAAAAGCATATTGATGAAAAAGGACACTTACCGAATATCCCTTCTGCTAAAGAAGTAAAAGAAAACGGAATCAATTTAGGGGAAATGGATGCTAAACTTCTTGAAAAAATAGAGGAGTTAACTCTATATGTTATCCAGCTTAATAAAGATGTAAAACAATTAGGCGACGAAAACAAGGAGCTTAAAAAAACAATAGAATCACTGAGTAAGTAG
- a CDS encoding cell wall anchor protein, with protein sequence MKKILLFALVSFSNFYFSQSWNIQGNAGTNPATDFIGTTDNKDLVFRTNNAERFKIADGRMFFNINTIDGDGIDIIDNTPNKNSGTDVVWIKSVHPQSNDVGLLTISTSNWLYPIFSARENGKILMGVNGYNVSLASCSDCSNYRLFVKDGIKAEKVKVDVASANGWADYVFKKDYKLNSLEYVEKHIEEKGHLPNIPSAKEVVENGINLGEMNAKLLEKIEELTLYVIKLNKDFKKLEEENKKLRNNDTLNQ encoded by the coding sequence ATGAAAAAAATTCTATTATTTGCTTTAGTATCCTTCTCGAATTTTTACTTTTCTCAATCATGGAATATTCAGGGAAATGCAGGCACCAATCCTGCAACCGACTTTATCGGGACAACAGATAATAAAGATTTAGTCTTCAGGACAAATAATGCCGAACGTTTCAAAATCGCTGATGGCAGAATGTTTTTCAATATCAATACAATCGATGGGGATGGAATTGATATTATTGACAATACCCCAAATAAGAACAGCGGAACAGATGTGGTTTGGATTAAAAGTGTTCACCCTCAGTCTAATGATGTTGGACTTTTAACCATATCTACTTCCAACTGGCTATACCCTATATTTTCTGCAAGAGAAAATGGGAAAATTCTAATGGGTGTTAATGGTTATAATGTTTCTTTGGCCTCTTGCTCAGACTGTAGCAATTACAGACTGTTTGTAAAAGATGGAATTAAAGCTGAAAAAGTAAAAGTAGATGTTGCATCTGCAAACGGCTGGGCAGATTATGTATTCAAAAAGGATTATAAACTCAACAGTCTGGAATATGTTGAAAAGCATATTGAAGAAAAAGGACATTTACCAAATATTCCTTCTGCTAAAGAAGTAGTGGAAAACGGAATTAATCTGGGTGAAATGAATGCCAAGCTTCTTGAAAAAATAGAAGAGCTCACACTATATGTTATTAAGCTTAACAAGGATTTTAAAAAGCTGGAGGAAGAGAATAAAAAACTAAGAAACAACGATACTCTTAATCAATAA
- a CDS encoding helix-turn-helix domain-containing protein — protein MDLVHFKLNSENLKFKRLSEYPLRYDLLIKLDSASTLYKKGEYLNAEKAYLTILNKIEKNKSQLKSADYESLKHLGISGLFYIEKRLGNVSQGLKYLQFFSKEMNPAQKKKQRLFFAVANIELGNYKKGIQTLDLRLNDIRLDTENILYSHFSKPEEMAVTYNAKGDAFIKWFKDTGKKTYLDSSKVNYEKAYNALRSSPNYSQYPKNILIDHLANIALLKKQYRYSLSLYNTCEKDSILMKENFSSEATWLGKAEIYTFLNKTDSAFYYINKLNNKVNHTYECKLKMYHLLSINYENTGDHKNAYKFAKLSLAEMEKKKNWDTSGHTFLIMHEQQEIKALSEEMVKENKRYSLLSIALIILIFSIIILYITYRNNKRKKTIFSELPKRTDSISNSSIYPVIAQKEEVPLIIEDELVRRILKKITLMELDKKFLSNDFKLSHIAKQVNTNTTYLSQIINQHKGMSFSEYVNDLRISYILKELSENPKLRKYTIKTISEEIGYKSASTFINAFKNRAKMTPSYYIQLLEKK, from the coding sequence ATGGATTTGGTGCATTTTAAACTGAATAGTGAAAATTTAAAATTCAAACGCCTTTCTGAATATCCATTGCGTTATGATTTACTGATTAAGCTTGATTCTGCCTCTACATTATATAAAAAAGGTGAATATCTGAACGCAGAAAAGGCTTACTTAACAATATTGAATAAGATTGAAAAAAATAAATCCCAACTTAAATCTGCAGATTATGAAAGTCTGAAACATCTTGGCATATCAGGACTGTTTTATATTGAAAAGAGACTGGGAAATGTTTCACAGGGACTAAAATACCTTCAATTTTTTTCTAAAGAAATGAACCCTGCACAGAAGAAAAAACAAAGGCTGTTTTTTGCTGTTGCGAATATAGAATTAGGAAATTACAAAAAAGGAATTCAGACCCTGGATCTCAGGCTAAATGACATCCGGCTGGATACAGAAAATATTCTTTATAGTCATTTTTCTAAGCCGGAAGAGATGGCTGTAACTTATAATGCAAAGGGAGATGCATTTATTAAATGGTTTAAAGATACCGGCAAAAAGACGTATCTGGATTCTTCCAAAGTTAATTATGAAAAGGCCTATAATGCGTTGAGAAGCTCACCAAACTACTCCCAATATCCCAAAAATATACTTATTGACCATCTGGCCAATATTGCTCTGCTGAAAAAGCAATATCGCTATTCATTATCACTCTACAATACATGTGAAAAGGATTCAATACTTATGAAAGAAAATTTTTCAAGCGAGGCAACCTGGCTTGGAAAAGCGGAAATATATACATTTCTTAATAAAACTGACTCTGCATTTTACTACATTAATAAGCTGAATAATAAAGTAAATCATACCTATGAATGCAAATTAAAAATGTATCATTTACTGAGCATTAACTATGAAAACACTGGAGATCATAAAAATGCCTATAAGTTTGCAAAACTCAGCCTGGCTGAAATGGAAAAGAAAAAAAACTGGGATACTTCAGGACATACTTTCCTGATAATGCATGAACAACAGGAAATAAAGGCATTATCCGAAGAAATGGTAAAAGAAAATAAAAGGTATAGTTTACTGTCAATTGCTTTAATTATATTGATATTCTCCATAATTATACTTTATATCACTTATAGAAATAATAAAAGAAAAAAGACCATCTTCTCAGAGCTCCCAAAAAGGACTGATTCCATTAGTAATTCCAGTATTTATCCTGTTATAGCTCAAAAAGAGGAAGTCCCTTTGATAATAGAAGATGAACTGGTCAGACGGATTCTTAAAAAAATTACCTTAATGGAGCTGGATAAAAAATTCCTGTCAAACGATTTCAAGCTTTCCCATATTGCAAAGCAGGTTAATACGAACACCACTTATTTGTCCCAAATAATAAATCAGCATAAAGGAATGTCATTTTCGGAGTATGTAAATGATTTGAGAATCAGTTATATTTTAAAAGAATTAAGTGAAAATCCTAAGCTCCGGAAATATACTATTAAAACAATATCTGAAGAGATTGGTTATAAAAGCGCCTCTACCTTTATCAATGCATTTAAGAACAGGGCTAAAATGACCCCATCCTATTATATTCAATTACTGGAAAAAAAATAA
- the thiL gene encoding thiamine-phosphate kinase, producing MFEDKSQELTPISKLGEFGLIKHLTEYFPLANESSELGVGDDAAVINPGSKKVVLTTDVLAEGVHFNLGYVPLKHLGYKAVVVNLSDIAAMNAVPTQILVSLAVSSRFPVEALEEIYSGIQAACTRYKVDLIGGDTTSSNSGLVMSITAVGIENDENIVKRGGAKPNDLLVVSGDLGGAYMGLQILEREHAVFLADPNMQPEMEGYDYILERQLKPEARTDVKGILEELDIKPTSMIDISDGLASEILHLSDQSKTGFRLYEEKIPMDSLTISTADEMNLNPVMTALSGGEDYELLFTISPNDFDKIKNHPDFTIIGHAVDKEDGNYMVARGSNQLIPLTAQGWDAFLGNQQNG from the coding sequence ATGTTTGAAGATAAATCACAGGAACTTACGCCTATCTCCAAATTAGGAGAGTTCGGTCTTATAAAGCATTTAACAGAGTATTTCCCGCTGGCTAATGAGTCTTCTGAGCTTGGAGTGGGAGATGATGCTGCCGTAATTAATCCCGGAAGCAAAAAAGTGGTTCTTACTACTGATGTGCTGGCAGAAGGAGTTCATTTTAACTTAGGCTATGTCCCTTTAAAACATTTAGGTTACAAAGCTGTTGTGGTGAACCTCAGCGACATTGCAGCGATGAATGCTGTGCCGACCCAAATTCTGGTTTCTCTGGCGGTTTCCAGCCGTTTTCCGGTGGAAGCTTTGGAAGAGATCTATTCAGGAATTCAGGCTGCATGCACAAGATATAAAGTGGACCTGATTGGTGGGGATACTACAAGCTCCAATTCGGGACTGGTGATGAGTATCACTGCCGTAGGGATTGAAAATGATGAGAATATTGTAAAAAGAGGCGGGGCCAAGCCGAATGACCTTCTGGTTGTGAGCGGTGATCTTGGCGGGGCTTATATGGGACTCCAGATCCTTGAAAGAGAGCATGCCGTGTTCCTTGCAGACCCTAATATGCAGCCGGAAATGGAAGGCTACGACTATATTCTGGAAAGACAGCTTAAGCCGGAGGCCAGAACAGATGTTAAAGGGATTCTGGAAGAGCTGGATATCAAACCTACTTCAATGATTGATATTTCTGATGGTTTGGCTTCAGAAATCCTTCATCTTTCTGACCAGTCTAAAACCGGTTTCAGATTGTATGAAGAGAAAATCCCGATGGACAGCCTTACGATTTCCACTGCGGATGAAATGAATCTTAACCCGGTAATGACTGCATTAAGCGGTGGTGAAGATTATGAACTTCTGTTCACTATTTCACCTAATGATTTTGATAAAATTAAAAACCATCCCGATTTCACTATTATCGGTCATGCGGTAGATAAGGAGGACGGAAATTATATGGTAGCAAGAGGGTCCAACCAATTAATTCCACTTACAGCACAAGGCTGGGATGCTTTTTTAGGGAATCAGCAGAACGGATAA
- a CDS encoding thioesterase family protein codes for MIFYHKFEVRWSDLDANKHLANSSYVQYCAQSRMAFMTKEKMGVTQLSRWGIGPVILHERYSFFKEIYADQTVIVSLEIDGCSEDSSIYRFVHKFYTPDGVHCATAEATGVWIDMMLRKMTTPPDDVVEAMNKYKSPDTVVMSREDFKKLPFHPTNVDPAEINI; via the coding sequence ATGATTTTTTACCATAAATTCGAAGTACGCTGGAGTGATCTGGATGCCAATAAACACTTAGCCAATTCATCATATGTGCAGTATTGCGCCCAATCCAGAATGGCTTTTATGACCAAAGAAAAAATGGGAGTTACCCAGCTGAGCAGATGGGGGATCGGCCCGGTGATCCTGCATGAAAGATACTCTTTCTTTAAAGAGATCTATGCGGATCAGACGGTTATCGTCAGCCTTGAAATCGACGGATGTTCAGAGGATTCTTCCATCTACCGGTTTGTCCATAAATTCTATACTCCGGACGGTGTACATTGTGCCACCGCAGAAGCTACGGGAGTATGGATCGATATGATGCTCAGAAAAATGACGACCCCGCCGGATGATGTGGTGGAAGCAATGAACAAATATAAAAGCCCGGATACTGTTGTAATGAGCAGGGAAGATTTCAAAAAGCTTCCTTTTCATCCCACTAATGTGGACCCGGCAGAAATTAATATATAA
- a CDS encoding NAD(P)/FAD-dependent oxidoreductase → MKQIIIIGGGAAGFFCASNLDEKKYKITILEQNSDVLQKVKISGGGRCNVTHACFDPRELVQFYPRGNKELLSVFTKFQPGDTMDWFNQRSVSLKIENDNRVFPESNSSQTIINTFLNEIRKKNVEVKTKCSVKEIEKKDEKYLVKTSLGDFPADYIIYATGSSPKSLKIVENLGHKIVDLVPSLFTFNIKDDLLKDLPGTSFENAEISIPALKTQESGPLLITHWGLSGPAVLKISAWEAISLAKSKYQFEIEVNFISKPINEAEEDFHNFRQSNPKKTIGQAKIFDITNRFWQKIVEVSKVDLNKQISNISAKEMQKILENLCQKKLKVTGKSTFKDEFVTAGGVDLKEINFKNMSSKLLPNFYIAGEVLNIDAVTGGFNFQACWSEAWLISQHLNNLEI, encoded by the coding sequence ATGAAACAGATCATCATTATCGGAGGCGGTGCAGCAGGCTTTTTCTGCGCATCCAATCTTGACGAAAAAAAATATAAGATTACCATCCTGGAACAGAATTCCGATGTCCTTCAGAAAGTTAAAATCTCAGGAGGAGGACGCTGCAATGTGACGCATGCCTGCTTTGATCCCAGAGAACTGGTTCAGTTCTACCCAAGAGGAAATAAGGAGTTGCTTAGTGTTTTCACGAAATTTCAGCCCGGAGACACTATGGATTGGTTTAACCAGCGCAGTGTGTCTTTAAAAATTGAAAATGATAACCGTGTTTTTCCGGAAAGCAATTCTTCGCAGACCATTATTAATACTTTCCTGAATGAAATCCGGAAAAAGAATGTAGAGGTTAAAACAAAATGTTCCGTGAAGGAGATTGAAAAAAAGGATGAAAAATACCTTGTAAAAACAAGCTTAGGTGATTTTCCGGCGGATTATATTATTTACGCAACAGGAAGCTCTCCAAAATCACTTAAAATTGTTGAAAACCTGGGGCACAAAATTGTTGATCTTGTTCCATCGCTTTTTACATTTAATATAAAAGATGATTTGCTTAAAGACCTTCCGGGAACAAGCTTTGAGAATGCCGAAATTTCAATTCCGGCTTTAAAAACACAGGAAAGCGGACCTTTACTGATCACCCACTGGGGTCTTTCCGGACCTGCCGTACTGAAGATTTCCGCCTGGGAAGCGATAAGCCTGGCAAAATCAAAATATCAGTTTGAAATTGAAGTCAATTTTATTTCAAAACCTATAAACGAAGCTGAAGAGGACTTTCATAATTTTAGGCAAAGCAATCCTAAAAAAACAATCGGACAGGCAAAGATCTTTGACATTACGAACCGTTTCTGGCAAAAAATCGTGGAAGTTTCAAAAGTTGATCTCAATAAACAGATTTCCAACATTTCCGCAAAAGAAATGCAGAAAATCCTTGAAAACCTTTGCCAAAAAAAGCTGAAAGTTACAGGGAAATCTACTTTTAAAGATGAGTTTGTAACCGCCGGAGGTGTTGATTTAAAGGAAATTAATTTTAAAAATATGTCTTCAAAACTACTCCCGAATTTTTACATCGCCGGAGAAGTTTTGAATATTGATGCTGTGACGGGAGGATTTAATTTCCAGGCATGCTGGAGTGAAGCGTGGCTTATTTCACAACATTTAAATAATTTAGAGATATGA
- a CDS encoding DUF2306 domain-containing protein, with protein sequence MISAKRNIFSIFKILLIIGFGYFFWLMLKITLEYIPFNPNVSFLMIKQTEVQDRPEYLYFFYTHVYTSIFVLFSGFLAILRKDFGFKNFHKNTGKIYIFLILILAAPSGIYIGFFANGGFFSKISFVILGSLWWLTTYKAYQSAKQKRFKEHKQWMWRSFALTLSALTLRIWKVIIVYLFHPNPMDVYQIIAWLGWIPNILLIEYLITKKHI encoded by the coding sequence ATGATCTCCGCTAAAAGAAATATCTTTTCCATCTTTAAAATCCTTCTCATCATTGGATTTGGATATTTTTTTTGGCTCATGCTAAAAATCACGCTGGAATACATTCCTTTCAACCCAAATGTGAGCTTTCTGATGATTAAGCAGACGGAAGTTCAGGACAGACCGGAATATCTTTATTTTTTCTATACCCACGTTTATACCAGTATTTTTGTGCTGTTTTCAGGTTTTCTGGCTATTCTCAGAAAAGATTTCGGTTTTAAAAACTTTCATAAAAATACGGGTAAGATCTATATTTTTTTGATTCTGATCCTTGCTGCTCCTTCAGGAATCTACATCGGATTTTTTGCCAACGGAGGCTTTTTTTCAAAGATTTCATTCGTTATTTTAGGGTCTCTTTGGTGGCTGACCACTTATAAAGCCTATCAATCTGCAAAACAGAAAAGGTTTAAAGAACATAAGCAGTGGATGTGGCGAAGTTTTGCCCTGACTTTATCTGCACTCACCTTACGCATCTGGAAAGTAATTATTGTATATTTATTCCATCCCAATCCTATGGATGTTTACCAGATTATTGCATGGCTGGGCTGGATTCCCAATATCCTTTTAATTGAATATTTAATCACAAAAAAACATATATGA